The Bacteroidia bacterium genomic interval TTAGTAGGCGCGATAATCTACCATTGCCATCCTGAAAAGGATGAATGGATAAAAACTCATAGATAGCTGTTCCGATTACAAATAAAGGGTGAAAATTATCTCCAGAAATATGTTCCTGAACCCATGCGATCATTCGCTTCATTTCTATGGGAGTGTCTTTGGGCTCGGTGGTTTTAAACAATACTCTCTTGCTGCCATCTGGATAGCTGGCCACAACCTGATTTGAAAATTGTTTGTACTTACCTCGATGGTGTTGGTCTTTTTCGCTAAACTTTAGTAATTGATTGTGTAGGGTAAGAATATTAGCTTCAGTGAAATCAATGAAATCGTATTGAACTAAAATCAATTCAAGCGCCTCATAATACCCTACTACTTCTTGTTGTTCTCGGGTCTCAAGTGAAGTGATTTCAACTTCCCTCAATAATTTTTCAACTTCTGCATCTGTTAATGTAGCACCTTCAATTCTTGTCGAAGAGCCGATGCTTTGTACACTTGCAATGGACCTGAGCTCCCTGAGATAGCGATTGTCTTTTTTTTCTAATAGCTCCCACCTTCCCTGGAACCTATCTATCCGAGCAGCCAGGGTAAATAACTTTTGGGAAGTTTTAAGGTCAAATTGAAGTTTGTCTTCCATATGTTGAGCCAAGTGTGGGCTAAATTGAGCTGAATATTTTAAATATA includes:
- a CDS encoding Fic family protein, with amino-acid sequence MEDKLQFDLKTSQKLFTLAARIDRFQGRWELLEKKDNRYLRELRSIASVQSIGSSTRIEGATLTDAEVEKLLREVEITSLETREQQEVVGYYEALELILVQYDFIDFTEANILTLHNQLLKFSEKDQHHRGKYKQFSNQVVASYPDGSKRVLFKTTEPKDTPIEMKRMIAWVQEHISGDNFHPLFVIGTAIYEFLSIHPFQDGNGRLSRLLTSLLLLRAGYVFVQYISLEHIVEEKKSGYYRALMNAQQHRATDKEVIQDWMFFFFQSLNSLIHKLERKYSNYLNIGGILNERQEKMLTFIRDRGVIKIGDAVQKFPEASLSTLKRDLSLLESESLIEKTGKGKSTAYRKI